In the Pedobacter cryoconitis genome, TACAGTATCAACAAGTAAAGCACAGAAAAAAGATAATCGCATGGCGGCATTAAATACACATCAGCAAACCTTAGCTGCAATAGCAGCGCTAACTGCAACTGGAAATTTATCAGAACTGAAATCTGCTTTGAACAACGGACTCGATGCAGGTCTTACTATCAATGAAGTAAAGGAATCACTTGTACAATTGTACGCCTATTGTGGTTTTCCCAGAAGCCTGAATGGTATGAGTACATTGATGACCGTGTTGGCAGAAAGAAAGTATAAAAATATAAAGGATCTGGAAGGTAAAGATGCTACACCTGTAAAGGATAGCAATAAGTATCAATCAGGAAAGCATAATTTACAGCAATTGACAGGAGTTGAAGAGAAAGGGCCCAAAACCGGAGTTAATGCTTTTGTACCAGTAATTGACGTTTTTTTGAAGGAGCACTTATTTGCTGATATCTTTAACCGTGATGTTTTGAATTACCGCCAGCGGGAATTTATTACTATTTCAGCATTGGCCGCAATGCCAGGAGTAGAGCCTCAGCTGAAAGCTCACCTATTGATGGGTAAGAACACAGGTATAACTGATACACAGTTAACGGATCTTGCCAATGTGATCGAAATAAACGCTGGCAGAACACAGGCAAATATTTTAAGAAGGCTGATTGATAAGCCTGAATTACCTGTCGTACAGTTTGATATGATGGTGAGGATATCTGAAATAGAAATTCTTCCAGAATATCTTGAAGAATATAAGCGTATTCTTCAAGAGGAATCATCACAGTCTGTAAAAATTGAGCCTGGTGTAATTTCGATCCTCCCGATGTACCAGAAAGAAAATCCAATGCAGTTCAGGCTTTTGGAGATCTATGCCAGTGCGGCTGCTTATCAATCTCATTTGCAGTCAGCGCATTTCAAACATTACAAAACTACCACCTTAAAGATGGTGAAAACATTGAAGCTGGTAGATATGGCTACGCTGGATCCTGAAACGATTGAATTCATCTTTGAAAAACTAAAGTAAAACGTTAATTTTTATTCAGCAGCAAGACTGGCTCACTTTTGAAAATGTTCCCTAAGCCTCCTGATAGGCAGATATCGGGTAGCTCTTGTTTGGTGGTAAGTTTTATCACAACATCATAAAATTTCTTAGATTACCTGATTTATAATCGATAATATGGTCGCTGTTCCAACTTTTTAACGGGTCATAGCTTTGGCACTTGAAACTGCTGTTACAATTGCGCCTTTGGCTACTGCATGATTAAAGTTAAAATTAGGTGTAAATAGTTGGACATCTTTTAAGTTGTTGAAAGATTTAAGCAAAGCATTCTCAGAAACAACCTTCTTGTATTGTTCGTACAATGCTTTCGGGATTAATCGTAAATTCATTTTTCCATATAGTTTTTCCTTTGAGAAAGGGGATTAGCTTCGCTGATTCCTGGGGGGGGTGACCTCCCCCGAAAATCTCTACTTTATAAAAGTCCGGTTTTACGGGGAGAAGTCAATATAATTTACCTGACTAATTTTATTATGACCTATCTTGGGGCGGATTACAAGAAACTTCCGCATTTAAAAATTTCAGCCAAGCTGTACAACAAAGAATTAAAGATGTTATTAAAATAGAGCAAAGCGGAGAAGATACCAACGGCAATAAACGTACTCCTAAAGGAGATACTAAGGGAGGATGTTAAATTTTAAAATATGAAAATCTTAATCAATGTAGCTGCGATTTTTACCTTAATAATTCTAAATTCTAGTTGCTCTACTAACCAAGGATTAATAAAATCGAAAGAAGGAGCTTACGAGATCATTATAAATAAAAGTTCTTCAGATAACGACCCGGTAATTTCAGGGCATGTCTATGAATTTGGAACAAAGGATCCTGTTCTCGCGGCGTTTGTATGGAATGACAAGCATTACGATGTTAAAACCCAAGTTGATTTAAAAGGCAGATTTAGGTATACAACTAAGCCAGGTAAATATAAAACACATGCAAGTTTTGTAGGATTCAGGCCATCATTGACAAAGTCATTTGTAGCTTCAAAAGGAGATACAGTTTATATAGACTTCTATTTGAAGCTTGATACATCTGGTTTTCCCGATCCTGTAATTAAAGCGAGAAAAAGTCAAAAAAAATAAATCTTCTTAAAAAAACTACATCAAAGGGGTCTAAGGTAAACTTAGATCCTTTCTTCTTTGTAGATCCGAGATAAAAATCTTTCTATTTCTGATAATCAGAGGTTGATGCTAAATACAAAAACTATGATTAATACAAAATTAATTCGATCAATAATTTTAACTGCTCTAGTGTATTCTGCTTTTACAGGATGCGTAACAAAGCAATGATTAATAGAAAAGACACTAGGTAATTATGATATACATATATCAAAATCCAATTCAACTAAAGGCCCTTTTGTTTATGGTGATATAAAGGAATATAAGACAAATGACCTATTGAATGGTGGTATAATCAAAATTGATAATAAGATCATTAACAAAGTAAATAACGCGGGTAAATTTAAGTTCAACATCAAATCGGGAAGACATACTTTTACTAGTATGCTTATGGGATACTATGGAATTGCAACAATAAAGTAGACATTCGGTTAAGCTGCAATATTTTGTTTGTTTAAATTTCTTCCGAATTCCCCTGGGGACAAGTATCCCAGTGCAGAATGTAGCCTTTTGCGATTGTACCATGTTTCAATATACTCGAATACGATACGCGCTGCTTGGTCTTTGTCAGTGAACTTATACTGGTAGACATATTCAGTTTTAAGGAGCTTAAAGAAGCTCTCAGCTACTGCGTTGTCCCAGCAATTACCTTTTCGGCTCATGCTCCTGATGATTAAAAGATTTTTTTCCAAGAAGCATCGGAATTCATTGCATGCATATTGAACTCCACGATCAGAATGAAAGATGAGTTGCTGAGTAACTGGTCGTCTTGATTGTGCCATTTTGAAGGCAGGGATTGCGGTGTCATTTGCTTTGATCGTTGTACTTAGCGCCCAGCCGATGATTTTTCTATCCCCCAGATCAATCTCCGTTGTCAAGTATAATAAGATTCAATAATTTCTAAGGTTCCGGAGACCCTCGTTTTGCTCGTAATAGAGCGTGTTTTATAAGCCAAGTAATGGGTTGAGTATTTATAATAGTTTCTGGCTCTTAATCTTTTTCCGTAACAGACTTTGGTAGCATCAATAAAAAGGATAAAGCTTTTGAATAATCCAGATCAGGATATTCCAGACCTAATGCTCTTATATTATTGTAATAAGTCGCATGTTGCATATAGTAATATTTCTCGGACTGGATAAACCAAGCTTTATTTCCTAATTTCTGAGCAAGAAACCATTTCTCAAACAAACGTCCACTGCGCCCGTTGCCATCGTTCCAAGGATGTATTTTTACAAATACTAGATGGATCATGCTGGCAAAAAAGAAAGTCTCTGATATTGTTAGTTCAGTATTCAATAATATCTCCAGATCAGTGTACAATTTATCCATTTCAGACGGCACTTCAAAAGGAGAGGCGGCTACGTATTCAATACGTCCATCTTTTGTCGTTACAAACATATTCTGATTCCTGAACTTTCCCAGCCAGTTTGTAGATACGATGTGTCTGGCTAAAAGGGAATGCATTTCTGCAAACGTTTCTTTGTCTGGTCTGTTTTCTGAAGCAAATTGATAAGCAATATACAGATCGTCTATTTTACGGGTATAATCAGGTTGAAATTCAATATGGAAACGTTTATGTTTAATATAGGAATCCAATTCTATAGCTTCTCCTTCAATTTTGCTGGAATAAACAGAAGCTACTGAATTATAAAAACTAAATTCCTCTGTAGAAAGAGGAGCATCTTCCAATTGA is a window encoding:
- a CDS encoding carboxymuconolactone decarboxylase family protein, which gives rise to MAALNTHQQTLAAIAALTATGNLSELKSALNNGLDAGLTINEVKESLVQLYAYCGFPRSLNGMSTLMTVLAERKYKNIKDLEGKDATPVKDSNKYQSGKHNLQQLTGVEEKGPKTGVNAFVPVIDVFLKEHLFADIFNRDVLNYRQREFITISALAAMPGVEPQLKAHLLMGKNTGITDTQLTDLANVIEINAGRTQANILRRLIDKPELPVVQFDMMVRISEIEILPEYLEEYKRILQEESSQSVKIEPGVISILPMYQKENPMQFRLLEIYASAAAYQSHLQSAHFKHYKTTTLKMVKTLKLVDMATLDPETIEFIFEKLK
- a CDS encoding Fic family protein — its product is MLVIEGLQIIPKDLLEQYKTTVNEEALFTAFNQLEDAPLSTEEFSFYNSVASVYSSKIEGEAIELDSYIKHKRFHIEFQPDYTRKIDDLYIAYQFASENRPDKETFAEMHSLLARHIVSTNWLGKFRNQNMFVTTKDGRIEYVAASPFEVPSEMDKLYTDLEILLNTELTISETFFFASMIHLVFVKIHPWNDGNGRSGRLFEKWFLAQKLGNKAWFIQSEKYYYMQHATYYNNIRALGLEYPDLDYSKALSFLLMLPKSVTEKD
- a CDS encoding IS3 family transposase — its product is MTTEIDLGDRKIIGWALSTTIKANDTAIPAFKMAQSRRPVTQQLIFHSDRGVQYACNEFRCFLEKNLLIIRSMSRKGNCWDNAVAESFFKLLKTEYVYQYKFTDKDQAARIVFEYIETWYNRKRLHSALGYLSPGEFGRNLNKQNIAA